The Tamandua tetradactyla isolate mTamTet1 chromosome 5, mTamTet1.pri, whole genome shotgun sequence genome window below encodes:
- the TRIM31 gene encoding E3 ubiquitin-protein ligase TRIM31: protein MEKQRCQRHQEKFHYFCDHDGKFLCVVCRESKEHISHNTSLIEEAAQDYQRQIQSKIEGLQQKKTAMVQVKAKGQQKIDTFMTQVGCEKQRVITEFKHLEKVLKQEKKFLLSRLAWLEQEGARGRDFFAISMGAQLNSLNQLVDTLKAKQEKPPSEMLWDIKVVFCRTDGFQFLNPTPVHLDLEKKLSDAKSRHTVITDTLKRFKENLQAEGNRDKNRFLKGMNEGFLKSWSLLENKNPKRNKTSEANSHSPGDDGPQAMLRNSVASTSNNPQFRASFITRNTPLALLLARNRASYAEASQSPGSSESSESIRAAVQREDLKLPLTPVTLDVASAHPDLILSQDQKTVTLNLSNSDDSKQVTDPERFYPFRCVQGLPGLSSGRQAWEAEIQGPGGGACVVGVVSEHSTRRGFLLMEPMSGFWVLRIAGRECQALTDGGSREELHIRPSRVRVCVDHERGEVRFYDATTSNHIYTFHASFPGHIFPFFRLLFASTQITLRG from the exons ATGGAAAAGCAGAGATGTCAGAGGCACCAGGAGAAGTTCCATTACTTCTGTGACCATGATGGGAAGTTTCTCTGTGTAGTGTGCCGTGAATCCAAGGAGCACATATCGCACAACACCAGCTTGATAGAAGAAGCTGCCCAGGACTATCAG AGGCAGATTCAGTCAAAGATCGAGGGCttgcagcaaaagaaaacagcaatggTACAAGTAAAGGCGAAAGGTCAACAGAAGATCGATACCTTCATG ACCCAAGTGGGATGTGAGAAGCAACGGGTCATCACAGAATTCAAGCACTTGGAGAAGGTGTTAAAGCAGGAGAAGAAATTCCTCCTGTCACGGCTGGCCTGGCTGGAGCAGGAGGGAGCCAGGGGAAGGGACTTCTTCGCCATTTCCATGGGCGCCCAACTGAACTCTCTCAACCAGCTCGTGGATACCCTGAAAGCCAAGCAGGAAAAGCCACCCAGTGAGATGCTCTGG gatATCAAAGTCGTCTTCTGCAG GACTGATGGGTTTCAATTTCTCAACCCAACACCTGTACACTTGGATCTGGAGAAAAAACTCAGTGACGCAAAATCAAGACATACTGTCATCACAGATACCCTGAAGAGATTCAAAG AAAACCTCCAGGCTGAGGGGAACAGAGATAAAAACAGATTCCTCAAAGGCATGAATGAAGGCTTCCTGAAGAGTT GGTCCCTGTTAGAGAATAAAAATCCTAAAAGGAACAAAACCTCGGAGGCCAACTCACACTCTCCAG GCGATGACGGTCCTCAAGCGATGCTGCGAAATTCCGTCGCCTCAACTTCAAACAATCCCCAATTCCGGGCCTCCTTCATTACGAGGAACACCCCTCTAGCACTGCTTCTGGCACGAAACAGGGCCTCTTACGCTGAGGCCTCCCAAAGCCCAGGCAGTTCTGAGAGCTCGGAGAGCATTCGCGCCGCCGTGCAGAGGGAAGACCTCAAGCTGCCTCTGA CCCCTGTGACCCTGGACGTAGCCTCGGCCCACCCGGACCTTATTCTTTCCCAAGATCAGAAGACAGTGACGCTGAATTTGAGCAATTCGGACGACTCGAAACAGGTTACCGACCCCGAGCGCTTCTACCCGTTCCGCTGCGTGCAGGGCTTGCCCGGCCTCTCCTCTGGCCGCCAAGCCTGGGAGGCGGAGATCCAAGGGCCGGGGGGCGGGGCCTGCGTGGTGGGCGTGGTCTCGGAGCACTCGACCCGGCGCGGCTTCCTCCTCATGGAGCCCATGTCGGGCTTCTGGGTGCTGCGCATCGCTGGCCGCGAGTGCCAGGCGCTCACCGACGGCGGCAGCCGGGAGGAGCTTCACATCCGTCCGAGCAGAGTGCGTGTCTGCGTGGATCACGAGCGTGGGGAGGTTCGCTTCTACGACGCCACCACGAGCAACCACATCTATACCTTCCACGCCTCTTTCCCAGGGCATATCTTCCCCTTTTTCCGGCTCCTGTTTGCCAGCACCCAGATCACCCTGCGCGGCTAG